In Tepidimicrobium xylanilyticum, one DNA window encodes the following:
- a CDS encoding GNAT family N-acetyltransferase — MRRYNQDFTTYWLIKSRGKIVGRVRLISKGNGCYRISPIFILPSEQGKGIAQKLLNY; from the coding sequence ATAAGGAGATATAATCAGGATTTTACTACATATTGGCTAATTAAAAGCCGAGGCAAAATCGTAGGTAGAGTAAGGCTCATTAGTAAAGGAAATGGTTGTTATAGAATTAGTCCTATTTTTATACTTCCATCAGAACAAGGTAAAGGAATAGCTCAAAAACTGTTAAATTATTGA
- a CDS encoding YcdB/YcdC domain-containing protein, which produces MRRKIALFLTFVLALGVIPFSSYAEEAYDKQLEEAILRSRKLFNISSEYDQFDYSVGSWSGTTVFYLSWSDSKGKLDNVHVSIAVDGTVLSFGKWKPIYEDQRPKLPKISKEEGLNIAMDFIKKVSPKLGNSIKHIEISQPLNINSNSYGYYFVRIENGIPYYNNRIDISVDSSTGEVTDYYVNWDRDLKFADVKNLITLEKAKELYKEKVGLNLIYKTSYKDGKPNVFLTYSPLNTNLAINAKDGEVTSIYDFYPLYDKTADMGAGGYTSNEELSPDEKAAVEGIAGLISQGEAEKISREILELDSEYKLNYVNLYKNWRAEDSYNWQLDFTKGSDSNAYYVSVSIDAKTRELVSFYRFGPEDSNKKVQYNEEKSLEIAKEYIKKMNPDKIESIELRKNYEGYRPLEEQRQYSFQFIRKIDDAYVEQDGIWVTVDAVSGNIREYRIDWITTKFPPQENVISLDKAYDILFGDIGLELKYFSPNAHGEDIKDNKEAILVYGLKSDKPSIIDASTGALLNYLGEPFKEPEIIKYKDIENSYAKDKINILAQYGIALSGDKFKPKEKMKQADFLYLLAKAHSPYVEIDQSRDKLYTSLVGLGIVKEDEKAPERIVTKEEAVKYIIRALKYDKIADLTEIYKDIFKDTGDISPGLKGYISIAYGLKIVEGSNGYLNPKQELNREDGANLIYNYLFNEI; this is translated from the coding sequence ATGAGGAGAAAAATAGCTTTATTTTTGACTTTTGTATTAGCTTTAGGCGTTATTCCATTTAGCTCTTATGCAGAAGAAGCATATGATAAACAACTGGAAGAGGCCATTTTAAGGAGTAGAAAACTGTTTAACATTAGCAGTGAATACGATCAATTTGACTATAGTGTGGGTTCATGGAGTGGAACTACAGTATTCTATTTAAGCTGGTCTGATAGCAAGGGGAAGTTAGACAATGTACACGTTTCAATAGCGGTAGATGGAACCGTTTTAAGTTTTGGTAAGTGGAAACCAATTTATGAAGATCAAAGGCCTAAACTGCCAAAGATAAGCAAGGAAGAAGGTTTAAACATAGCAATGGATTTCATTAAAAAGGTTTCACCTAAGTTAGGAAATAGCATAAAACATATAGAAATTTCCCAACCCTTAAACATCAATTCCAATAGCTATGGATACTATTTTGTAAGGATAGAAAATGGAATTCCTTATTATAATAATAGAATTGATATTTCCGTCGATAGTTCCACTGGTGAAGTAACGGATTATTATGTAAATTGGGATAGGGATTTAAAATTTGCAGATGTAAAGAATCTAATTACTTTAGAAAAAGCTAAAGAATTATATAAGGAAAAGGTAGGCTTAAACTTAATTTATAAAACAAGTTATAAGGATGGCAAACCAAATGTATTTTTAACCTATAGCCCATTAAATACCAACTTAGCCATTAATGCAAAGGATGGAGAGGTAACTTCCATATACGATTTTTATCCTCTCTATGATAAGACTGCAGATATGGGAGCAGGAGGATATACTTCTAATGAAGAACTAAGTCCAGATGAGAAGGCAGCTGTGGAGGGTATTGCAGGGCTTATTTCCCAAGGAGAAGCTGAAAAGATTAGTAGGGAAATACTTGAACTAGATTCAGAATATAAATTAAATTATGTAAACCTTTATAAAAATTGGAGAGCAGAGGATAGCTATAATTGGCAATTGGATTTTACTAAAGGTTCAGATTCAAATGCTTACTATGTTAGTGTAAGCATCGATGCAAAGACTAGGGAATTGGTATCCTTCTATAGGTTTGGTCCTGAAGATTCAAATAAAAAGGTACAATATAACGAAGAAAAATCTTTAGAAATTGCTAAGGAATATATTAAGAAGATGAATCCAGATAAAATAGAATCAATTGAACTTAGAAAAAATTATGAAGGCTATAGACCCTTAGAAGAACAAAGACAGTACAGTTTCCAATTCATAAGAAAAATTGATGATGCCTATGTAGAACAAGATGGAATATGGGTTACAGTAGATGCGGTCAGCGGAAATATAAGGGAATACAGGATTGATTGGATTACAACGAAATTTCCACCACAGGAAAATGTAATATCTTTAGATAAAGCCTATGATATCCTATTTGGTGATATAGGTTTAGAACTGAAGTATTTTAGCCCTAACGCACATGGAGAAGATATAAAGGATAATAAAGAAGCCATATTAGTCTATGGTTTAAAGAGCGATAAGCCATCCATTATAGATGCCAGCACTGGAGCCTTATTAAACTATCTGGGAGAGCCATTTAAGGAACCGGAAATAATTAAATATAAAGATATAGAGAATAGTTATGCCAAGGATAAGATTAACATATTAGCTCAATATGGCATAGCATTATCCGGAGATAAGTTTAAGCCTAAGGAGAAGATGAAACAGGCAGATTTTCTATACTTATTAGCAAAGGCGCACAGCCCCTATGTGGAAATAGATCAATCAAGAGATAAATTATATACCTCTTTAGTAGGATTAGGGATTGTAAAAGAAGATGAGAAAGCACCAGAAAGGATAGTAACAAAGGAAGAAGCTGTAAAATATATTATAAGGGCCTTGAAATACGATAAAATTGCAGATTTAACTGAAATATATAAAGATATATTCAAGGATACAGGAGATATTTCACCAGGATTAAAAGGATATATTTCTATAGCCTATGGTCTAAAAATAGTTGAAGGATCCAATGGATATTTGAATCCTAAACAGGAGTTAAATAGAGAAGATGGAGCAAATCTAATATACAATTATTTATTCAATGAAATATAA
- a CDS encoding L-fuculose-phosphate aldolase translates to MLMEEERKLIVEYGKKLITSGLTKGTGGNLSIYNREKGLMAISPSGIDYFEIKPENVAILNIRGEQIDGDKKPSSEVELHRIFYERRTDIDAIIHTHTIYATTIACLNWNLPPVHYMVALAGLDVRCAKYATFGTKELAENAFEAMKDRKAVLLANHGMLAGGKDLGEAFNTTEEIEYCAELYYRTKSIGEPVILSEEEMRLMLEKFKTYGQ, encoded by the coding sequence ATGCTTATGGAAGAGGAAAGAAAATTGATCGTAGAATATGGGAAAAAGCTAATAACCTCTGGCTTGACTAAAGGAACTGGGGGGAATCTTAGTATCTATAATAGGGAAAAGGGTTTAATGGCCATAAGCCCTTCAGGAATTGATTATTTTGAAATCAAGCCCGAAAATGTAGCCATATTGAACATTAGAGGAGAACAGATTGATGGGGATAAAAAGCCATCTAGTGAAGTGGAACTCCACAGGATATTCTATGAAAGAAGGACTGATATTGATGCTATAATCCATACCCATACAATTTATGCCACAACTATAGCATGTTTAAATTGGAATCTGCCTCCTGTTCACTATATGGTGGCCTTAGCAGGGCTAGATGTAAGATGTGCAAAATATGCCACCTTTGGAACTAAGGAATTGGCGGAGAATGCTTTTGAAGCTATGAAGGACAGAAAGGCTGTATTATTAGCAAACCACGGAATGTTAGCAGGAGGAAAGGATTTAGGAGAAGCTTTTAATACAACTGAAGAAATAGAATATTGTGCAGAGCTATATTATAGGACTAAATCCATTGGAGAGCCAGTAATTCTTTCTGAAGAAGAGATGAGATTGATGCTTGAAAAATTCAAAACCTATGGACAATAA
- a CDS encoding S-methyl-5-thioribose-1-phosphate isomerase: MERLDKDLAFMLRYENIAWYEDGKVKILDRRVYPIKVEFVICENHKEVAKAIKDMVTQSGGPYMAAGMGMALAAYEVKDRPKVEIMNYLKEAAYTLSHARPTTAKRMELIVNECLKVAEKAIESGGKIDEAIFNHTLQTVNERYKRTDKIAKSLVEQFPDEGCIMTQCFAESVVGLMLRQAKIKGKNIKLICPETRPYFQGARLTASVAYEQGFDVTIITDNMPAYVMKKKGVSLFTSAADVISLDGYVVNKIGTFQIAMAAHYYGIPYFVTGTPDKGVEKVSSVEIEERDGNYVLEVLGRRIAMDGVKGYYPLFDITPPEFVSGVVTDKGIYSPYDLKNYYRED; this comes from the coding sequence ATGGAGCGACTTGATAAGGATTTGGCTTTCATGCTTAGGTATGAAAATATAGCCTGGTATGAGGATGGAAAGGTTAAAATATTGGACAGGCGAGTTTATCCTATTAAGGTAGAGTTTGTAATATGCGAAAATCATAAGGAAGTGGCAAAGGCTATTAAGGATATGGTTACCCAAAGTGGAGGTCCTTATATGGCAGCAGGAATGGGTATGGCCTTAGCTGCCTATGAAGTTAAAGATAGACCTAAAGTTGAAATAATGAATTATTTAAAGGAAGCAGCTTATACCCTATCCCATGCCAGGCCTACTACAGCAAAGAGAATGGAATTAATAGTAAATGAATGTTTAAAAGTAGCAGAAAAAGCAATAGAGTCTGGAGGGAAAATTGATGAGGCTATATTTAATCATACTTTACAAACGGTAAATGAAAGATATAAAAGAACGGATAAGATTGCTAAATCTCTTGTAGAACAGTTTCCAGATGAGGGTTGTATTATGACCCAATGCTTTGCAGAATCCGTTGTAGGTCTAATGCTTAGACAAGCTAAAATAAAGGGAAAAAATATAAAACTAATATGCCCGGAAACTAGACCCTATTTTCAAGGGGCTAGGCTTACTGCAAGTGTAGCCTATGAACAAGGTTTTGATGTTACCATAATAACAGATAATATGCCTGCATATGTGATGAAGAAAAAGGGAGTATCCCTCTTTACATCTGCTGCAGATGTTATTTCTTTAGATGGATATGTGGTAAATAAGATTGGAACCTTCCAAATAGCCATGGCTGCTCATTATTACGGTATTCCTTATTTTGTTACTGGAACTCCAGATAAGGGAGTAGAAAAGGTTTCGTCAGTGGAAATTGAGGAAAGGGATGGCAACTATGTGCTGGAGGTTCTAGGTAGAAGGATAGCAATGGATGGAGTTAAGGGATATTACCCTCTATTCGATATTACTCCTCCTGAGTTTGTAAGTGGAGTAGTAACGGATAAAGGTATTTACTCACCTTATGACCTAAAAAATTACTATAGAGAGGACTGA
- a CDS encoding trans-sulfuration enzyme family protein, which yields MKNEKCKFETMAIHAGMKGKHANNALNPPIYQTSTFVFNDIEHVEKVMSFESDDYVYTRGNNPTLRLFENRMAALEEGEGAVAFSSGMAAISSVLFSLLKPGNNLIVHKTLYGSSFNVVTNLLPQYNVECKIADLRDLDELNNLMDDNTKVIYFETPSNPNLTILDIKGISKIARERDVKVVIDNTFATPYFQRPLTLGADVVVHSATKYICGHGDVIGGVAIAKDLDYVHYLKFDYMCEFGGVMSPFNAWLLLRGLKTLGIRMREHEKNAKKVAEFLKNHPKVREVYYPGLEDFKGHELAKDQMSGFGAMISFEIDGSLDDAKKVVNSVKLAQLAVSLGDCETLIELPAAMTHRGYPAEELSRFGLTETMIRISVGLEHHEDIIEDLHQALSQIK from the coding sequence ATGAAGAATGAAAAATGCAAATTCGAAACTATGGCAATCCATGCTGGAATGAAGGGAAAACATGCTAATAATGCCTTAAATCCTCCCATATACCAAACGTCTACTTTTGTATTCAATGATATTGAGCATGTAGAAAAGGTTATGTCTTTTGAAAGCGATGATTATGTCTATACAAGGGGCAACAATCCTACCTTGCGCCTTTTTGAAAATAGGATGGCAGCATTGGAGGAAGGAGAAGGGGCTGTAGCCTTTTCTTCAGGGATGGCTGCCATTAGCTCAGTACTATTTTCCTTATTAAAGCCAGGAAATAATTTAATAGTCCATAAAACCTTATATGGTTCAAGTTTCAACGTGGTAACCAACCTGTTACCCCAGTATAATGTAGAGTGTAAGATAGCTGATTTAAGGGATTTAGACGAGCTTAATAACTTAATGGACGATAATACTAAGGTAATCTATTTTGAAACCCCATCAAATCCTAATCTAACAATATTAGATATTAAAGGCATTTCTAAAATTGCAAGGGAAAGGGATGTAAAGGTGGTAATTGATAATACCTTTGCTACCCCTTATTTCCAAAGGCCTTTGACCTTAGGGGCAGATGTGGTGGTACACAGTGCTACTAAGTATATATGTGGGCATGGAGATGTAATAGGGGGAGTTGCTATCGCAAAGGATTTAGATTATGTCCATTATCTTAAATTCGATTATATGTGTGAATTTGGCGGAGTGATGAGTCCATTTAATGCTTGGCTTTTATTAAGAGGTTTAAAGACCCTAGGTATTAGGATGAGAGAGCATGAGAAAAATGCAAAAAAGGTGGCTGAATTTCTAAAAAATCATCCCAAGGTGAGGGAAGTTTACTATCCTGGATTAGAGGATTTTAAAGGACACGAATTGGCTAAGGACCAGATGAGTGGTTTTGGAGCCATGATAAGCTTTGAAATAGATGGCAGTTTAGATGATGCAAAAAAGGTAGTCAATTCCGTTAAATTAGCCCAATTGGCAGTGTCCTTAGGTGACTGTGAAACATTAATTGAACTACCAGCAGCTATGACCCACAGAGGTTATCCTGCAGAAGAGTTATCCAGATTTGGTTTAACGGAAACCATGATAAGAATATCAGTAGGTTTGGAACATCATGAAGATATAATTGAGGATTTGCATCAAGCTTTATCCCAGATAAAATAG
- a CDS encoding QueT transporter family protein gives MKEVIKMWKSTKMVVLVALCAGLYAALLIPFKSLVLIPGITEIRPASALPVVFGLLFGPAGAWGSAIGNLIGDFFGSLGIGSAFGFVGNFMFAYVPYKIWNNLGIVDSNDREPNLKSGRKIGAFIVAAIGGALSCALIIGWGLELLGMVPFAALGAIISLNNSIPSLVLGIPLLMILYPRIKKWDLLWEDIMPEEDLPKTGPRQRSGAIIMFIGILVGLIGGLAVAVGGGQELFNFAQAGEGVSIVLIAGLGVLATFVGSLMQ, from the coding sequence ATGAAAGAAGTCATTAAAATGTGGAAATCCACAAAAATGGTGGTCTTAGTGGCCCTATGTGCAGGACTTTATGCAGCTTTATTAATTCCTTTTAAATCTTTAGTATTAATTCCTGGAATTACAGAAATTAGACCTGCTAGTGCATTACCAGTAGTATTTGGATTACTATTTGGACCAGCAGGCGCTTGGGGTTCTGCCATAGGAAATCTAATAGGGGATTTCTTTGGGTCATTAGGAATTGGTAGTGCTTTTGGTTTTGTTGGTAACTTTATGTTTGCCTATGTTCCATATAAAATATGGAATAATCTAGGAATAGTAGATTCCAATGACAGGGAACCCAACTTAAAATCCGGTAGGAAAATAGGGGCCTTTATCGTTGCAGCTATTGGAGGAGCTTTATCCTGTGCTCTCATTATAGGATGGGGATTGGAATTGCTTGGCATGGTTCCATTTGCCGCCTTAGGTGCTATAATATCCTTAAACAATTCAATACCATCACTTGTTTTAGGAATTCCTCTGCTAATGATATTATATCCTAGGATTAAGAAATGGGATTTGTTGTGGGAAGATATAATGCCAGAAGAAGATCTACCTAAAACAGGGCCTAGACAAAGATCAGGAGCTATAATTATGTTTATAGGAATATTAGTAGGTCTTATAGGTGGTTTAGCAGTAGCAGTAGGAGGAGGCCAAGAACTGTTCAATTTTGCTCAAGCTGGTGAAGGCGTAAGTATAGTATTGATAGCAGGACTTGGGGTATTAGCCACATTTGTTGGAAGCCTTATGCAATGA
- a CDS encoding S-methyl-5'-thioinosine phosphorylase, whose amino-acid sequence MRKAIIGGTGVYDIGDGSYSKTIETSYGKAEVNIVRVQGEEIVFLARHGVNHSVPPHLINYMANMMALKELGVKYVYATAAVGSCNENYAPGDIVVIKDFIDFTKQRPLTFFEGGNEPVKHVDMSDPYCKNLRQRFYEAARTESIHIKGDAVYVCTEGPRFETASEIKMYKRFGGDVVGMTSVPEVVLAKELGICYATVGIVTNWCTGMEETMTIDNMHELLSQNKEKITKVFLKVFIEGLNQDNCNCSNAIVKL is encoded by the coding sequence ATGAGGAAAGCCATTATTGGAGGTACAGGAGTATATGATATAGGTGATGGTAGTTATTCAAAAACTATAGAAACCTCTTATGGGAAGGCAGAGGTAAACATAGTAAGGGTCCAAGGGGAAGAAATAGTGTTTTTAGCAAGACATGGAGTAAACCATTCAGTACCACCCCACCTAATAAATTATATGGCAAATATGATGGCTTTAAAGGAATTGGGAGTCAAATATGTCTATGCAACAGCAGCAGTAGGGTCTTGTAATGAGAATTATGCTCCTGGGGATATTGTGGTTATTAAGGATTTCATTGATTTTACTAAACAAAGGCCTTTAACCTTCTTTGAAGGTGGCAATGAACCAGTTAAGCATGTGGATATGAGTGACCCTTATTGTAAAAATCTTAGACAAAGATTTTATGAAGCTGCAAGAACTGAATCAATACATATTAAAGGGGATGCAGTATATGTTTGCACCGAAGGACCTAGGTTTGAAACTGCTAGTGAAATCAAAATGTATAAAAGATTTGGTGGCGATGTAGTAGGAATGACTAGCGTTCCTGAAGTGGTTTTGGCAAAGGAATTGGGAATTTGCTATGCAACGGTAGGAATAGTAACCAACTGGTGTACAGGGATGGAAGAAACCATGACCATAGATAATATGCACGAGTTATTATCACAGAATAAGGAAAAGATTACTAAAGTATTTTTAAAGGTTTTTATCGAGGGTTTGAATCAGGACAATTGCAATTGCAGTAATGCAATTGTTAAACTCTAA
- a CDS encoding energy-coupling factor transporter transmembrane component T family protein encodes MDMFLYIDKDTFLHRLDPRTKLAVMFGSFVIALLFESLPILLALAVIILLYGHSGKVLSNLKRIRVILFMIGLMSIVIWSITRGGETKLLGPITLEGIIYGITVGIKFNVMIISGMIFLSSTTIEGISLGLVKLKVPYRGAFAFSTAIRLVPMIVATSYTITQAQRSRGLDLDSGSFIQRIKKYVPLIIPTFVSVIRSTNVFSMALESKGFGYDKERTYYMELSFRSVDYVILIITLLLILVSIYAKITFKL; translated from the coding sequence ATGGATATGTTCCTATATATTGATAAGGACACTTTTTTACATAGGCTGGATCCAAGAACTAAATTGGCAGTAATGTTTGGAAGTTTTGTAATTGCATTGTTGTTCGAATCCCTTCCAATATTATTAGCATTAGCAGTAATTATACTTCTATATGGCCATTCGGGGAAAGTGTTATCCAATTTAAAACGAATAAGGGTAATTCTATTCATGATTGGTCTTATGTCCATAGTCATATGGTCTATTACAAGGGGAGGCGAAACAAAATTATTAGGTCCCATTACCTTGGAAGGCATCATTTATGGCATAACGGTAGGTATTAAATTTAATGTAATGATAATTTCAGGAATGATATTTTTAAGCTCTACCACAATAGAGGGAATATCATTGGGTTTGGTAAAATTGAAAGTACCTTATAGAGGAGCCTTTGCATTTTCAACAGCTATAAGATTAGTTCCCATGATAGTTGCAACAAGCTATACCATTACTCAAGCTCAGAGGTCGAGGGGCTTAGACTTGGATTCAGGGTCTTTTATCCAAAGGATAAAAAAATATGTGCCACTAATAATACCAACCTTCGTTTCAGTAATAAGGAGTACCAATGTATTTTCCATGGCCTTAGAATCCAAAGGATTTGGCTACGATAAGGAAAGAACTTATTATATGGAATTAAGTTTTAGAAGTGTAGATTATGTGATACTCATAATTACACTGTTGTTAATATTAGTTTCCATATATGCAAAAATAACATTTAAATTATAG
- a CDS encoding ABC transporter ATP-binding protein, which yields MGKAVSIENLTFRYKDQKNGNAIENINLDIDEGQFVVIMGPSGAGKSTLANCLNGLIPHFIRGEYSGQVLINGMNTKEYPVSKMAKEIGLVFQDFESQLFSTNTKLEIAFGPENFKVERAEIEKRIKEVLKTVQLEGFEDRQPPTLSGGQKQRLAIGSVLASKPKIICMDEPTTDLDPIGKMGIFTIAKELHQEGSLTLIIIEHETEEALYADRLIIMEEGHILRDGDPEEILRDVELMDRIGIMPLQIPKYFSKVSSLESHELPLTPEEGLEKFNSLKLEIDDKEYINIINEDLEREKNYGDVLIEVKGLEHTYPNGKTALKGVNLTIREGEFLAILGHNGSGKTTLVKHFNGLLLPTKGQVIVGGKDTKESSIFEIGKLVGYAFQNPDHQIFADTVYEEVAFSPKIRGYSETEIEERVREALKAVDMEGFEKEDPFSLTKGQRQRIAVASILSARPKVIILDEPTTGLDFKEQRQMMELIRQLNEKGHTIVMITHTMWVVSEYAHKVAVVNDGKVVLYGSTRDVFKKEEELLKTYLKTPHIVSFSNKLGKTLLSVDEMIRCTKGV from the coding sequence ATGGGAAAAGCTGTATCCATTGAAAACTTAACTTTTAGATATAAGGACCAAAAAAATGGCAATGCCATAGAGAATATAAATTTAGATATTGATGAAGGTCAGTTTGTGGTAATAATGGGTCCTAGTGGGGCAGGCAAATCTACCTTGGCAAATTGCTTAAATGGTTTGATACCGCATTTTATTAGGGGTGAGTACAGTGGACAAGTACTCATCAATGGAATGAATACTAAAGAATATCCTGTAAGTAAAATGGCAAAGGAAATAGGCTTGGTATTTCAGGATTTTGAATCCCAGCTATTTTCTACTAATACTAAATTGGAAATAGCCTTTGGCCCAGAAAATTTTAAGGTTGAGAGAGCAGAAATAGAGAAGAGAATTAAAGAAGTTTTAAAAACTGTCCAATTGGAGGGTTTTGAAGATAGACAACCTCCTACCTTGTCGGGAGGTCAGAAACAAAGGCTTGCTATTGGTTCAGTTTTAGCTTCCAAGCCAAAGATTATCTGCATGGATGAACCTACTACAGATTTAGATCCCATAGGCAAAATGGGTATTTTTACCATTGCTAAAGAATTACATCAAGAGGGCAGTCTTACATTAATAATAATAGAACATGAGACAGAAGAAGCCTTATATGCTGATAGGTTGATAATAATGGAAGAAGGGCATATATTGAGAGATGGGGATCCTGAGGAAATATTAAGAGATGTGGAATTGATGGATAGAATAGGAATAATGCCTTTACAAATACCTAAGTATTTTTCAAAAGTTTCATCTTTAGAAAGTCATGAGTTACCTTTAACTCCAGAGGAAGGATTAGAAAAGTTTAATAGCTTAAAACTTGAAATTGATGATAAGGAATATATCAATATAATCAATGAGGATTTGGAAAGAGAAAAAAACTATGGAGATGTATTAATCGAAGTAAAGGGTTTAGAACATACCTATCCCAATGGAAAAACTGCATTAAAGGGCGTGAATTTGACCATAAGAGAAGGAGAATTTCTTGCTATTTTAGGTCATAACGGCAGTGGAAAAACCACTTTGGTAAAACATTTCAATGGTCTATTATTGCCTACTAAGGGACAGGTTATTGTAGGTGGAAAGGATACTAAGGAATCAAGTATATTTGAAATTGGAAAGCTTGTAGGCTATGCCTTCCAAAATCCGGACCATCAGATATTTGCAGATACGGTATATGAAGAAGTGGCTTTTAGTCCTAAAATTAGAGGTTATTCGGAAACTGAGATTGAAGAAAGAGTAAGAGAGGCTTTGAAAGCAGTAGATATGGAAGGCTTTGAAAAAGAAGACCCCTTTTCATTAACTAAAGGTCAGAGGCAGAGGATAGCAGTGGCATCAATTCTGTCTGCTAGGCCAAAGGTAATCATTCTAGACGAACCAACAACAGGATTAGATTTTAAAGAACAAAGGCAAATGATGGAATTGATAAGGCAGTTAAATGAAAAGGGACATACTATAGTTATGATTACCCATACCATGTGGGTAGTGTCAGAATATGCCCATAAGGTAGCGGTAGTAAATGATGGGAAGGTAGTATTATATGGCAGTACTAGAGATGTGTTTAAAAAAGAGGAGGAGTTATTAAAAACTTATTTAAAAACACCTCATATAGTAAGCTTTAGTAATAAGCTAGGGAAAACCTTATTATCCGTAGATGAAATGATTAGATGTACTAAGGGGGTGTAG
- the mtnA gene encoding S-methyl-5-thioribose-1-phosphate isomerase, whose amino-acid sequence MKEIKTIEFKEDALYLIDQRKLPVSYEIFECRTYKDVYYAIKEMVVRGAPAIGATAAYGVVLAAKEFIDGEKKEFLSNMKKALSFLNESRPTAVNLMWAIERMNNLIERNRDLSVEDIYMKLKEEADRILKEDIETNKRIGEIGNQIVGQKATILTHCNTGALATAGFGTALGVIREAFYSGKDIFVYADETRPRLQGGRLTAWELVQEGIPAKLIADSVAATLIRDKKVDLILVGADRIALNGDTANKIGTFMLSVLAKEYNVPFYIVAPTSTIDFSIETGDEIVIEERDSKEVTHIENIRIAPEGIDVYNPAFDVTPNENITGIITEKGIIKPPFRDNIIKLK is encoded by the coding sequence ATGAAGGAAATAAAGACTATAGAATTCAAAGAAGATGCTCTGTACCTAATAGACCAGAGGAAATTGCCCGTTTCCTATGAAATATTTGAATGTAGAACCTATAAGGACGTATATTATGCTATTAAGGAAATGGTTGTCAGAGGAGCACCAGCTATAGGCGCTACAGCAGCCTATGGAGTAGTTTTAGCAGCCAAGGAATTTATTGATGGCGAAAAGAAAGAATTTTTGTCCAATATGAAAAAGGCCCTAAGTTTTCTTAATGAGTCTCGTCCCACAGCAGTAAATCTAATGTGGGCTATTGAAAGAATGAATAATCTCATTGAAAGAAATAGGGATTTATCAGTAGAGGATATTTATATGAAGTTAAAGGAGGAAGCAGATAGGATATTAAAGGAAGATATTGAAACCAACAAGAGAATAGGGGAAATTGGTAACCAGATCGTTGGACAAAAAGCAACAATTTTAACCCATTGTAATACGGGAGCTTTAGCTACAGCAGGCTTTGGCACAGCCTTAGGAGTGATCAGGGAAGCTTTCTACAGCGGAAAGGACATATTCGTCTATGCTGATGAAACTAGACCAAGATTACAAGGAGGAAGGCTTACAGCTTGGGAATTAGTACAAGAAGGCATACCAGCTAAGCTTATTGCAGATAGCGTAGCTGCCACATTAATAAGGGATAAAAAAGTCGATCTCATTTTGGTAGGGGCTGATAGAATTGCTTTAAATGGAGATACTGCCAATAAGATAGGTACTTTTATGTTATCCGTACTAGCTAAGGAGTATAATGTACCCTTCTATATAGTAGCACCAACTTCTACTATAGATTTCAGCATAGAAACTGGCGATGAAATAGTGATAGAGGAAAGAGATAGCAAAGAAGTAACCCATATTGAAAATATAAGAATAGCTCCTGAAGGGATAGATGTATATAATCCAGCATTTGATGTAACGCCCAATGAAAATATAACGGGTATTATTACAGAGAAGGGAATTATTAAACCTCCATTTAGGGATAACATAATAAAACTAAAATAA